The following proteins are co-located in the Callithrix jacchus isolate 240 chromosome 10, calJac240_pri, whole genome shotgun sequence genome:
- the MRGPRD gene encoding mas-related G-protein coupled receptor member D has translation MVPATQNFTLMHLPLVGMNQTLNSSRTVELALNQFQGGVAYTVYLVASSLAMFICLCGMAGNGMVIWLLGFRMRRTPFYIYILNLAAADLLFLFCMASMLSLESQPLTNTVNKVHELMKRLKFFGYTAGLSLLTAISTQRCLSVLFPIWFKCHRPQHLSAWVCTLLWVLCLLMNGVTSSFCSKFLLFNEQWCFRMDVAQASLIIGVLTPLMTLSSLTLYVRVRRSSRQWRRQPTRLFVVTLTSVLVFLVCSLPLGIYWFLLFWLQLPPKMMFLSFGLSRLSSSVSSSANPVIYFLVGSRRSHRLQGSLGAVLQRALREEPELESE, from the coding sequence ATGGTCCCAGCAACACAGAATTTCACACTGATGCATCTTCCTCTCGTAGGGATGAACCAGACTTTGAACAGCAGCAGGACTGTGGAGCTGGCCCTAAACCAATTCCAAGGGGGCGTGGCATACACGGTATACCTGGTGGCGAGCTCCCTGGCCATGTTCATCTGCCTGTGTGGGATGGCAGGCAACGGCATGGTGATCTGGCTGCTGGGCTTTCGCATGCGCAGGACCCCCTTCTACATCTATATCCTCAACCTGGCGGCAGCcgacctcctcttcctcttctgcatGGCTTCCATGCtcagcctggaatcccagcccttGACCAATACCGTCAACAAGGTCCACGAGCTGATGAAGAGGCTCAAGTTCTTTGGCTACACCGCGGGCCTGAGCCTGCTGACGGCCATCAGCACCCAGCGCTGTCTCTCCGTCCTCTTCCCCATCTGGTTCAAGTGTCACAGGCCCCAGCACCTGTCGGCCTGGGTGTGCACCCTGCTCTGGGTGCTGTGTCTCCTGATGAACGGGGTGACCTCTTCCTTCTGCAGCAAGTTCTTGCTATTCAATGAACAGTGGTGCTTCAGGATGGACGTGGCCCAGGCCTCCCTCATCATAGGGGTCTTGACGCCCCTGATGACTCTGTCCAGCCTGACCCTCTACGTCCGGGTACGTAGGAGCTCCCGGCAGTGGCGGCGGCAGCCCACTCGGCTGTTTGTGGTGACCCTGACCTCTGTCCTGGTGTTCCTCGTCTGCTCCCTACCCCTGGGCATCTACTGGTTTCTGCTGTTCTGGTTGCAGCTGCCACCCAAGATGATGTTCCTGAGCTTTGGCTTGTCGCGCCTCTCCTCGTCCGTGAGCAGCAGCGCCAACCCCGTCATCTACTTCCTGGTGGGCAGCCGGAGGAGCCACAGGCTGCAGGGGTCCCTGGGGGCTGTGCTCCAGCGGGCACTTAGAGAGGAGCCTGAGCTGGAGAGTGAATAG